A window of Thermodesulfovibrionia bacterium contains these coding sequences:
- a CDS encoding type II toxin-antitoxin system HicB family antitoxin, which translates to MELSAVLTPAPEGGYVAYNPETGTTTQGETVEEALANLVEATELYLEEFPMTISTRSLLTTFQVAEHA; encoded by the coding sequence ATGGAACTTTCCGCCGTATTAACGCCAGCGCCAGAAGGCGGTTATGTTGCCTACAATCCTGAAACAGGCACAACCACGCAAGGCGAAACCGTTGAAGAAGCTTTGGCCAATCTAGTTGAGGCAACTGAACTATACCTTGAAGAATTTCCGATGACCATATCTACTCGTTCACTGCTGACAACCTTTCAAGTAGCTGAGCATGCCTAA